A portion of the Streptomyces coeruleoprunus genome contains these proteins:
- the groES gene encoding co-chaperone GroES, producing the protein MTTTSSKVAIKPLEDRIVVQPLDAEQTTASGLVIPDTAKEKPQEGAVLAVGPGRFENGERLPLDVKVGDVVLYSKYGGTEVKYNGEEYLVLSARDVLAVIEK; encoded by the coding sequence GTGACGACCACCAGCTCCAAGGTTGCCATCAAGCCGCTCGAGGACCGCATCGTGGTCCAGCCGCTCGACGCCGAGCAGACCACGGCCTCTGGCCTGGTCATTCCGGACACCGCCAAGGAGAAGCCCCAGGAGGGCGCTGTCCTGGCCGTGGGCCCGGGCCGCTTCGAGAACGGCGAGCGCCTTCCGCTCGACGTGAAGGTCGGCGATGTCGTGCTGTACAGCAAGTACGGCGGCACCGAGGTGAAGTACAACGGCGAGGAGTACCTCGTCCTCTCGGCCCGCGACGTGCTCGCGGTCATCGAGAAGTAA
- a CDS encoding polysaccharide deacetylase family protein, translating to MLVALLVGALGAACAGGPDAHGPWPGTGTGDVRPAPGQQAEAHGAAGALSAYVERFRQAQAARAAAARKWGLKRTPLLPPPPPEVKPELTFRKGFEVGDPTLPPVFTTVPTRDRVVFLTIDDGADKDPELLRMMDELAIPYSAFLSDYLVREDYGYFRRMQDLGASLHNHTLNHRYMPGLSYAQQRREICGQQDIIERRYGKRPTLFRPPYGNYNADTLRAAQSCGITAVPLWSAEAFPDRMEWREWDRDLHPGDIVLTHFRGRGMWKGSMADMVRRAMDTITARGYAVARLEDYV from the coding sequence GTGCTCGTGGCGCTGTTGGTCGGCGCTCTCGGCGCGGCCTGCGCCGGCGGCCCCGACGCGCACGGCCCCTGGCCCGGCACCGGAACCGGCGACGTCAGGCCCGCGCCCGGCCAGCAGGCCGAGGCGCACGGCGCGGCGGGCGCGCTGTCGGCGTACGTGGAGCGGTTCCGGCAGGCCCAGGCGGCGCGGGCGGCGGCCGCCCGGAAGTGGGGCCTGAAGCGGACCCCGCTGCTGCCGCCCCCGCCGCCCGAGGTGAAGCCGGAGCTCACCTTCCGCAAGGGCTTCGAGGTCGGCGACCCGACCCTGCCCCCGGTCTTCACCACCGTGCCGACGCGCGACAGGGTCGTGTTCCTGACCATCGACGACGGCGCGGACAAGGACCCGGAGCTGCTGCGGATGATGGACGAGCTGGCCATCCCGTACAGCGCGTTCCTCAGCGACTACCTCGTCCGCGAGGACTACGGCTACTTCCGGCGGATGCAGGACCTCGGGGCCTCCCTGCACAACCACACGCTCAACCACCGGTACATGCCCGGCCTCTCGTACGCGCAGCAGCGCCGCGAGATCTGCGGCCAGCAGGACATCATCGAGAGGCGGTACGGCAAGCGGCCCACCCTGTTCCGCCCGCCCTACGGCAACTACAACGCCGACACCCTGCGCGCCGCCCAGTCGTGCGGGATCACGGCGGTGCCGCTCTGGTCCGCCGAGGCGTTCCCGGACCGCATGGAGTGGCGCGAGTGGGACCGGGACCTGCACCCCGGCGACATCGTCCTCACGCACTTCCGGGGCCGCGGCATGTGGAAGGGCAGCATGGCCGACATGGTCCGCCGCGCCATGGACACGATCACGGCCCGCGGGTACGCGGTGGCGAGGCTGGAGGACTACGTCTGA